A window of Perognathus longimembris pacificus isolate PPM17 chromosome 6, ASM2315922v1, whole genome shotgun sequence contains these coding sequences:
- the Slc35c2 gene encoding solute carrier family 35 member C2 has protein sequence MGRWALDLAFVWKALLTLGLVLLYYCFSIGITFYNKWLTKSFHFPLFMTMLHLAVIFLFSALSRALVQCSSHRARVVLNWTDYLRRVAPTALATALDVGLSNWSFLYITVSLYTMTKSSAVLFILIFSLIFKLEELRAALVLVVLLIAGGLFMFTYKSTQFNVEGFALVLGASFIGGIRWTLTQILLQKAELGLQNPIDTMFHLQPLMFLGLFPLFAIFEGLHLSTSEKIFRFQDAGLLLRVLGSLFLGGILAFGLGFSEFLLVSRTSSLTLSIAGIFKEVCTLLLAAHLLGDQISLLNWLGFALCLSGISLHVALKALHSRGDGGPKPPKGQVSSPDLELLLRSSQQDEDTEEGEYFVAQAQQ, from the exons ATGGGGAGGTGGGCCCTGGACCTGGCCTTTGTATGGAAGGCCCTGTTGACCCTGGGGCTGGTCCTGCTCTACTACTGCTTCTCCATCGGCATCACCTTCTACAACAAATGGCTGACAAAG AGTTTCCACTTCCCCCTCTTCATGACCATGCTGCATCTGGCCGTCATCTTCCTCTTCTCCGCCCTGTCCCGGGCGCTGGTGCAGTGCTCCAGCCACAGGGCCCGCGTGGTGCTGAACTGGACCGACTACCTCAGGAGAGTGGCCCCCACAG CACTGGCAACAGCACTTGATGTGGGCTTGTCCAACTGGAGCTTCCTCTACATCACCGTGTCACT GTACACCATGACCAAATCCTCTGCCGTGCTGTTCATCTTgatcttctctctcattttcaagCTGGAGGAACTG cgtGCAGCCCTGGTCCTGGTGGTCCTGCTCATCGCCGGGGGGCTCTTCATGTTCACCTACAAGTCCACGCAGTTCAACGTGGAGGGCTTCGCTCTGGTGCTGGGGGCCTCTTTCATCGGGGGCATCCGCTGGACCCTCACCCAGATCCTTCTGCAGAAGGCCGAGTTGG GCCTCCAGAACCCCATCGACACCATGTTCCATCTGCAGCCACTCATGTTTCTGGGGCTCTTCCCTCTCTTTGCCATATTTGAAG GTCTCCATTTGTCCACCTCTGAGAAAATCTTCCGTTTCCAGGACGCGGGGCTGCTCCTGCGCGTGCTCGGGAGCCTCTTCCTCGGCGGGATTCTTGCCTTTGGCTTGGGCTTCTCTGAGTTCCTCCTTGTCTCCAGAACCTCCAGCCTCACGCTGTCCATCGCTGGCATCTTCAAG GAGGTCTGCACCCTGCTGCTGGCCGCCCACCTGCTGGGCGACCAAATCAGCCTCCTAAACTGGCTGGGCTTCGCTCTCTGCCTCTCGGGAATATCCCTGCATGTAGCCTTGAAAGCCTTGCATTCTCGAG GTGACGGTGGTCCCAAGCCCCCGAAGGGCCAAGTGTCCAGCCCAGACCTGGAGTTGCTGCTCCGGAGCAGCCAACAGGACGAGGACACGGAGGAAGGGGAGTACTTTGTGGCCCAGGCGCAGCAGTGA